In Deltaproteobacteria bacterium, the genomic window CTTTTGTCCCTGCTTTGCTCGTTCGTAGACTAACTCCAAGTGTTCGATCATCACATCGGACGCGCCGTTGAAGAGCGACTCCTCAAACTCCGGCTCAGGGTGAATGCGGATCACGTTGACATCTAGGTCGTAATGGCGCTTGGCCATCTCGCGAATGGCGAAAATCACCGGCCGGCGGTCGACGTCGCGGTAGGCTAATTTCAGGCTTTGCATGGCATTCAGTCCGTGTGTTTTTGCGCTGCAGCGAGCTTCAACTTGGAGTCGGTAATCCGCGTGGCAAAACTGATATCGGGACGAACTTTTAGGACGTCGCCTTTAGCCACATGAACGGTTCCGGTCTTGACGCCGCGCGGCTTCTTTACAAAGCGCGCCCGCGTGCAGTGCACCGGCGCAAGCCCCGAGTTGCGCGCCTTACTGTGGTATAGCGCCACTGCCGCTGCCTGGCGCAAGGTCTCGCGGCTTGGTTCTTCGTTGTCTTTAGCTCGTAGAATGACGTGGCTGCCGGCCACGCTGTCAGCATGAAACCAGTAATCGTTGTCGTCCGCCAACTCCGTGCTTAAGAAATCGTTGTCCGCGTCGGTGGCGCCGGCCAGCACCGTCCAACCACCCGGCAGCTCGTAGTGAAACAATCGTGGTGTGAATTCTTTCAAGCCTATTTGCCGTAGAGCTTTTTGAAAAACCCTTCGTCTTCCATGCTCTTCAAGAGCGAGATATCGAGAAACTCGCCGGCTTTTCTGCCTTTGAGATAAGGGTACTGGTTGCTCAAGTCTTCAATGTCGTTCTGGATCGCTTCTTCCATCGGAAAGGGCCGCGCCGGAATCGATCCGAGCAGATAGTTTTTGTGCATCGAGTCGAGCATCTTGGGGTCTTCAAATACTTGCGATATGTGTTAAACCGAGCTTGGGCAGCAGGCGTTGCAGGGCGAGTCGGTGCCGGCACCGGTACGCCTCGAGCCGATGATCTTGCCTTTTAAACCTTGCACCGAGGTAATGCTTTGATGCGCGATCAGTTTGTAAGCGATGTGGCCCAAAATGAACCGCGCGTATCACGTGCGTTTCAGCCATTCTGTGTAGAAGCGCCACAGCGTTTCTGCGCCGCCGCCGCCCATGCCGGTCGATTTGCGCGTAAGAAATTGGTGTTGGTCCTCCGGCGAGATCGCCGGGACTTTGCCGAGTAGCGCGGCTTGCAGATTGAATTTCGCCAGATCGTCGAGCTTGATCGCTTTGATCGTCGCATCCTCGACGCTGCTGCCGCAGACGACCACGCCGTGGCCGCGCAGGATGCAGATGTCGTTGTCGGCCATCACGGCCATCATTTCGCGCACATGCTCCACCTTGTGCAGCGTCAGACTGCTCTGATAGACGGGAATCCCTTTAATCGCCATGCGCATGCCGCGCGGGTCGTAGCCGCCGTAGATCGGCCGCAGCTCGATGCCCGCCTGACTGGCCAGCACGATGGACGGCGGATGGGCGTGGACGATGCCGCCGACGTCGGGGCGCGCTTTGTAAATTTCGCCGTGAATCACCGACTCATTGGGGGTTTTTAGAACGATTTTAGGATTTAGCTTTTGGCCGTTGAAATCCGCCAAGACAACTTCGCTGGGTTTTGTGAACAGCAGCCCGCTTTCTTGTTTGCCGCGGCCGCGAATCCACATGTTCTTGCCGTCGGCGCTGCGCGCGCTCACATGGCCCGTGGTCTCTTTGAACTGACCGAGCTTGGCGAGGATTTGGCAGGAGAGCGCAACTTTTTTGGTGAGGTCGGCGTCAACCTTGGAATTTTGGATTTTGGATTGCCGATATTGGATTGTCGCCCGGCGATAGTTGGTTTTGGTTTTCATGTTCAGTGAACGACGTAGCACGCCGGTTTTTGCCCGTCAACGCGAAGCACGGTAGGGGCAGTCCCCCGTGTCTGTCCGCCTGGACGAGGGGCTGTGAAAAAATCAAATCCCCCTGTATCCCCCTTTTCCAGCTGCGAACTTCGCCAAGCGGACGATCAAGGCGTCGATCCGCAATGGCAATCGCAAGTCGAGGCGCAACGCGAGAGAAAATGGCAGCGGCTTGTCCCCTTCGAGGTCGAAGGGAAGACGCTGGGCATTGTCGGTCTGGGAACCGTGGGTGATGCGCTTTCGCGCGGCAACCGCTGCCGCAAGACTCTGAGCTGTGGAATTTGCCGAATGTGATCGTACGCGGCGCAACGCCGGTATCACCAGCCAAAAATGGCCGGCGGTTTTGCCGGTGTTTAAAGACAATCTGCGGCGTTTTCTGGCGGACGAGCCGCTGAACAATCTGGTCAACAAAGAGTTGGGTTACTGAAGCGCCGCGCCTTGTCGGCGCCAACGGCCTGTAGTAAGTAGAAGGCAACAAAACGCTCAAGGGTAAAACTATGGCATCGATCCTTTATGTCGCATCTGATGAAGGCGTGGTGACACTGAAAAGCGAAGATGGGCGCAATTGGAAACAAGAGTATCATGCGCTGAAAGACTGGCAGATTCCGGAAGTCGCGGTGGCGCCCAACGCGCCGAACAAAGTCTACGCCGGCACCCGCGGCGACGGCGTGTGGATGAGCGAGGATTTTGGTGCCACCTGGAAGAAGCCTTGTTACGGCAAGCGCGGGCCGGGCAAAGTGCGCTGCCTGACTTTCGATCCGCACGATCCCAACACGATCTATGCCGGCAC contains:
- a CDS encoding DUF814 domain-containing protein; the protein is MKEFTPRLFHYELPGGWTVLAGATDADNDFLSTELADDNDYWFHADSVAGSHVILRAKDNEEPSRETLRQAAAVALYHSKARNSGLAPVHCTRARFVKKPRGVKTGTVHVAKGDVLKVRPDISFATRITDSKLKLAAAQKHTD
- a CDS encoding class II aldolase/adducin family protein; the encoded protein is MKTKTNYRRATIQYRQSKIQNSKVDADLTKKVALSCQILAKLGQFKETTGHVSARSADGKNMWIRGRGKQESGLLFTKPSEVVLADFNGQKLNPKIVLKTPNESVIHGEIYKARPDVGGIVHAHPPSIVLASQAGIELRPIYGGYDPRGMRMAIKGIPVYQSSLTLHKVEHVREMMAVMADNDICILRGHGVVVCGSSVEDATIKAIKLDDLAKFNLQAALLGKVPAISPEDQHQFLTRKSTGMGGGGAETLWRFYTEWLKRT